The nucleotide window TTGATGCGTATACATTCATATTCGGGTGGAACCTGAAGCGACATTACGTCTACTTTGAAGTGGTTTATTCCTAAAAGCTTCTGAAAGGTATTCGAATTACTTTTCGCCAattttccacaaatttgaTAGACAGCatatcaaaacaaaagattAGTTTGCAATAGTCAGTGTTATTTCAAGCATCGTAAGCTTGCTTGAGATTATTGCTTATAGCCCTTGCGAACAAATTTTACCCACAAGTAATAAATGTTTGTTCAAACATTATAAAGCCAGCGTTTATGGAATCCTTTTCCTTTCATTTATTAAACAAGGGTCGATAAATCACGTCGGACGTACAGTACAATGAAGGTATCGTTATGGAAACGGTcctttgtaaatatttaatataaCACAAAACGACCTAAAGTCAACCAAGCACGTACAATTAGATCTcgagaaaaagtttttaacaacTCGCTTATTTCGCTAAAACACTCGTACAGACTATACAGAGATATTGTTGTATACATCAATAACACACAACGATTGATATTCGACAAACATGAGgcgaatttttttttattttcaaattcctAGGAATGCTTTGCAGATTCAATGGGGATGTAGGCCTGAAAGACTTTTCATCAATTTTAGTGTCAAACGCAAAACATAAGTAGTTATTTTTACTGCAATTTTATAACCATGCCGAGAAGAAGTGAATTATTTACAGAAGATCCATTCTATTTGCCAAGGTAAGAAACTAGAAGATTAGGTGTTTAAGAAAACTTTTGCCGATTAATAACATCAATATATTGTTTGATAtaattacagtaaaataataacaaaccacgACTTTGGAAAACGTCACGTGAAGCGTTATAGTGGCTGTCGTGCTGTCGTGGggttgttttgtgttaaagTCTTTCCAATTACAGCACGGCACTTCAAGAGATATCTTGTGTAAATAAAGCAGCTTATCTTAAGACTGCTTGTGAAGCGCCAAGTGACAACTATATATGTCAACACTTAGTTCCAGGCTAGGTCGTCTTATGaggattttatttgtttagttGTAAAAACTTCTTTTCGCCTGTAATGGCGATGCAGCGAGTATATTATCGCTAACCAAATTCTATTTATTAGTGAAATATATGACAACGGATCCTGTCAATCAGATGGAATACAGTTTTATGATATATTACATTCTATACGCAAATATCTATTGTTCTATCaagtattttgttattattaacttaCTATTGTCATACTGTTCATATCTTGCATTGTTTACATTACTTTATAGAAAAGTAACTTTTCGCCAGTTATTCAATCGACAAAAAGTATCGAGTCTTAACAAAAAGCGAAATAAACCGAGAAGTCATTATGTGAAAACGCTTAGGGTAATCCTTTGTGTACGTTTACGCCGTGAATAGGATCAGGTATTTGCGGCCGGTATTCAATTACATTTAAGAACATCTTATCCCTAAACCTATTGTTCTCGCAAAGGCCATTTGGTTCCGCCCAAACTCAATAGACCCGACGAACTAGCGGTGAAGTATCGTGACCTCAACACGATCTCAGTGTGCAGTTTTATTCAAACTATTGCAAGTTAAAAACAAACCATTTCTAAATTTATTTCAGGATAAACAAAACCTTTCAATTTGTTAGCCCAACTATTGACGTTTCCATGGCagtcttttctttatttttatagAATTATACTTTGTTGAGCTCATATCGGAACTAAGAACCTTTGCGACGTAACTGGCTTTTAGTTGTcgaaaaaattcatttaatatGGTTGCTTAAATCTTATTCATTGAAATTGTGTTCAGCAAAATTGGACGTGCAGCTCGATTGACAGtcaaacatttgcttaattttttccTCGCAAATTCAGCTGATATTATTTTAAGATCATACGATATCGGTGACCGTTTTTTGGGATTAATTTTAGCTAAAGCAGCTATCaccaatttgaaataaaaagcaaccgaaaaaagaaattttaattgaaGAAATTAACTGTCAAACATATAAGACACTAATAATGGATACGAGTTTTTATATCAATAGCAGAGCAACTTTTTTACCGGAATAACTTCCAGATTATTAGTTACACATCAAAAAACTTTAcgtgtttgtaattttttactaTTGTTCACTCAATAAACTCTTAGTCTTATTCTAAGATAAACTTAATGATAGTCTTATTCCAgtatttgtgatttttttataGTAATGATATATAATTTCGTCGAATGAATAAATATTCATCTAATATTGTCGGATAAAACATAACAAGGTTTACTCATCGCTTCACAGGTATTGTGGCTACCTACCTCAGTACAAATACCGGATTGGAAAAACTTACGGACGCCACTCAGTGGACATACTGACAGATGACTCCGTACGAAAATCAGGACGTTACGTTCTCACTCCGGTAGATCCCCCTAGAACTGATAACGTCGATGAAAGGCGGATGCTGCTGAGGTCTCGAGCTGACAGTTGGGGAAACCAGAACTTAACAGAGCAGATGGTTCCAGGTTATACGGGTAAGGCGGTTATTAGACATCAGGCCTACATTTGCTGGACCGTAAAGACCATTCGTAGATTTGGAAATTTAGTATACTTGTCTTCATATTCCAGCTCTCACTGTTTTATCAGATTTCTTTTGTGTATACCCAGGTTTTATCCCTAAACGGCAGCACTACTTCGCAAACACTTACGGCGAAGTTTGTAAAAGTGCTTTGACGCATCACGAACTAGACCAGCAAGAAATTAAAGGAAAACAAACTCAATTGAAGAGAGTTTTAAGCTTGCAGTCAGGCACCATGAGACCAACAACTGATGAAGATAAATCGGTAAACTCCAATTTAATGGAGCCTTTTCCACCGTAGAGATGTGTAGTTtgtaaataataacttttccTTATATTAGGCCCTTACTTCACGATATCAAACCCCGCTTCGCCAGCAGTCAGCAGATGCAAAACGTTACCAGTCACCACAGGAATTTAAACCGTACGGTTCTCCCTACTTTATGGAAAACAAACACCCAATGAAATGGTTTAAATCAGGTATAAAAGCTTAAAAGTGGTTTCATGGTGATTTAGAagtaaattttagaaaaatgttCGTCCGCAAAGCAATACCAATTTCCTGTTACTTGAGTGTTTCGGCAAATTGCAGGATATACTGGATTCGTTCCACGAAGTCGAGAACTGATTGCCCTCAGCTATCCTACACAGAGTAACAAAGGTTTGACGATGTTTTCCAATGACCTGAAAGCACAGACAGTTCGTTCAACACAAGAAAGCCCTCCACCTCTGAGCACAAGGCCAAAACCACCTATGGATAAAACGGTTATTTATCCCCCAAACATTGGCATGATACCGCACTACACTGGATACATTCCCGGTTGGTAACAAAACTTGGTTGCAAGTTAGCAGTTAgctatttcaaaatttcactGTAATTTTTCCAAGATTGCTTTAACTGCGTATAATACGAAACCCATTAGAATACCTCAACAATTTACATAGAATATAAGTTGCATAAAGGGCTGAATAAAAGCATGAAAGTAATGCTTTCTGTAATACAAGGTTACAAATACGCGATCGGACACACGTATGGACAACACACGTACAACACTTTGAAACTGCCGCCTGCAGAGAAAATAGCGCCAGTGGCATGATTTTCTGGCTGAGGGTTCTGGAACATTCATCCACTGCTTGCTGAAGGATCTTCTTTGGCTTTGCTGTACGATACCTGTGATGACTGGCTACGAACCACTCGCACCACAATAATTTTAGAGTTTTAAACTGAAATGATAATCTAAATCTATAATTGTTAATGGCAAAATTGTATTGTGCTAGAATCACTTTTCTGCATTTATTATTTAGCACATTATGATGGGAAATTTTACATTAGTTTGAGTACTCAGTTACATGGTCTTAATTATTTTCTTACAAATATTGTGTTGCCTGCTTTCTTAACATGTTGCtatttttgcacaaaacatttctttactTCATCAATCTTTGCTATTGCATCCAAATGAAATTATACGTGGCTGGTTTTTGACTTATAGCAGAAAAATGCATTTCGTCTTTGagtattaaaaatattaaaaattttaaaaaattatgtttttgtttcttttgtttgtttttacaacaacaaaaatacaaacaacatAGCAGACAAGTAGCACAAAATATATTACGTACAATAAGGTTATTGAAATCAGTTGTGAATACAGTACTGACCTTATCAAGACCCACTGAGCTCCACTTCCTGACGTGATCTTTAACAAGGTTTACATTTTGCATAttacttgttttaaataatgtaTTGGGcattaaaaagtaaatattttacaagttGTAAGAATATAACTCAAAAATACCAAAATCCAGGTTGTTTagtaaaaaatacatttactGCAGCTTTTAGTTGTAGTCACACAACACCCTCTGGCGGTGGAGTAAATTTATTTGTCCGTCGCAGGGGGcgaatttgttgtttatgaTACAAAGTTGTTGTAAATGAACATTGCTCTGATTACCATAAAAAGCGTTTAAGCTTCCAGTTAAGCCCTATGGTTTCtttctaataaaaaatttttttcaattttgtaagtttattttgaaTATGCTTTGATACAAGTTTTACTCACCTTATACTAATTTAAACCTTACAAAGCATTCTTACCACCTTGTTGGGGTGTAATGATGTATATTCACTGTATTGTTGACTGGGAACGACTAGGACGGGAATACATTAATACTAACTGGAAAATTTTATCTGGCCAACAGCTGCTTGGTGACTAAAGCGGATAATGACTAAactttttaagattttattaTACTTCATAGATCTTAATTATACGCCAGATACATATACATAGATTTTAAGCTCTATGATTTATCCTTCATATTTTCAGTGCACATTGAATAAACTAACTGTAATTTAGAATAAATTATTTGATGATATTTGATCGAATATCTTTTAACTTGAACTCAAGTGATCGAAGTATGTATCACACACACACCGAATGACCTTTGTGTTTTTTGCTCTACACAATTTCCGCAGAGCCATGCGCAGGTTTGGATACCGGTTTAACTTTTACTGCGGCTGCGAGGCAGGTACGGGTATGATTGTAGCAATGTGGAGCACTGACCAATTTTTTGCTGCGGGCTGACTTCCGTGAGAATTGCGATGAAAGCACCCAAGCGTTGCAACAGCTTATGTCTGTCTTGTAAATATTCTATGGCTACTGAGTTAGCAATACTTAGTCCGTGACTGTACGGTAGATAGCCTTTATGTTCCACAAATCAGCAACTTTAAAAAAAGCTCAAGGATATTAGCTTTGGGTTTGTTATTTTGGAGTTTTATTCATCAATTGCCATCACACAGCTTTGCAATGCTTCATAATGTTTTACGGCTTGCGCACAATATCCCAGTAGATTTGGAAGTAGATctgaaaaacatttgcaaatgtTTGTGTTAGGCTTTCAAAGTAAGAAAACAATTATAATAAACTTCCACAGCAGataaagaatattttcaaagaatTGCTTTGTAATTTAAGAAGGCGTATGCTCGATATTTTCAAATC belongs to Clavelina lepadiformis chromosome 6, kaClaLepa1.1, whole genome shotgun sequence and includes:
- the LOC143463417 gene encoding ciliary microtubule inner protein 2B-like translates to MPRRSELFTEDPFYLPRYCGYLPQYKYRIGKTYGRHSVDILTDDSVRKSGRYVLTPVDPPRTDNVDERRMLLRSRADSWGNQNLTEQMVPGYTGFIPKRQHYFANTYGEVCKSALTHHELDQQEIKGKQTQLKRVLSLQSGTMRPTTDEDKSALTSRYQTPLRQQSADAKRYQSPQEFKPYGSPYFMENKHPMKWFKSGYTGFVPRSRELIALSYPTQSNKGLTMFSNDLKAQTVRSTQESPPPLSTRPKPPMDKTVIYPPNIGMIPHYTGYIPGYKYAIGHTYGQHTYNTLKLPPAEKIAPVA